The stretch of DNA GATGGTGCTGACGAGTACATTGATGACATGGTccatatgttagatgacatccgGTCAGGCACATTCGTTGATGTGCCCCAAGATCATACAGATCCATTACCAACTAGTGGATCAATACTAGATGATCCCTCCTCAAGTTCATCTTTCGATCAGCTACTAGAGGATGCCCGACGTCCACTTCTTCCTGGCTGTACAAAGTTCTCAAAACTATCATTcattgtgaagttgttacacattaAGACACTGGGTGGATGGTCAATAAAGTCGTTTGATATGCTACTTAACTTGTTGCGGGCTGCCTTTCCCGATGCAGAACTTCCACAGtcatatgaggagtcaaggtcAATGGAGCGGAGTCTGGGTTTCAACTATCACAAAATTCATGCATGTCCCAATGACTGCATCctgttttggaaggaaaatgcttaTCTTAATGAATGTCCTACCTGTAAGGCTTCAAGGTGGGTGCCTAATACTCATAAGGCACGTCTTATCCCTCAAAAAGTGTTGcggcattttcctttgaagccaagattgcaacgtctcttcatgtctgcaaagatagcaggtgatatgagatggcataaagaaCAACGGCTGACTGATCAGGCTACTATGAGACATCCTGCAGACTCAGAGTCCTGGAAGAgatttgatgaagaacatagTTGGTTCGCTCAGGATGCTCGCAATGTAAGGCTTGGGATGGCAAGTGATGGTTTCAATCCCTTCAACAATATGGCTAAAccgtatagcatttggccagtaaTCCTAGTCCCGTATAACTTGCCGCCCTGGTTGTGCATGAAAGATCAGTTCTTCATGACATCCCTCATTATTCCTGGGCCAAAATCTGCAGGTAATGACATCGATGTATACTTGCAACCGTTGCTAGATGAATTGATTGAATTTTGGGAACATGGGGTACCTACGTTTGATGCCTCCACAAAGGAAACATTCATGTTGCATGCTGCTTTAATGTGGACAATTAATGACTTCCCTGCTTACGGGAATCTTTCTGGCTGGTCGACAAAAGGAAAATTGGCATGTCCATCCTGTAATGAGGGCACAGACTCCAATTGGTTGAAGTATGGTAGGaaacattgttatatgggaCATCGTCGCTTCTTGCCGCCAGATCACATGTGGAGAAGGAGAAAACATTTGTTCAATGGTAaagaagatcatcgcatgcTACCAAGTGTTTTAGAAGGAGTTGATGTTTTAGCTCAACTACAGATGCTTGGGGACGTGCAATTTGGTAAAGCACGTCGAAAGAGAAAACGTACTGCTGAAGAGTTGAACTGGACAAAGTAtagcatatttttcaaactacCGTATTGGGCAACCCTGCGTCTTCGATATAATCtagatgtcatgcatattgagaagaatatttttgataacatctTGTGGACTTTAATGAATGTTCCTGGTAAAACTAAGGATAACATCAATTCTCGACGTGATTTGGAGATTTTGGGTTAcagaaaagaattacacttgaaGTATGAAGGTGAACGTGTTACAATGCCACATGCATTGTACACATTACACGGTgatgaaaggaataaattttgtgaatggtTGGCTGATGTGAAATTCCCAGATGGTTTCGCTTCCAATATCTCGCGTTGTGTTTCTATACGTGATTGCAAAATTTCGggattgaaaagtcacaactGTCATGTTTTCATGCAAAGACTACTCCCTATTGCTGTTGGGGGGTATTTACGAAGTGATATTGCCTTGGCCTTGATTGAATTGAGCACTTTCTTCAAGGAGTTGTGTGCCCGAACCCTAGATGTTAACCGTCTATCCCAACTCCAAACTGATATCATCACAATCCTATgcaaattggagatgatatttCCCCCTTCTTTTTTCGATAtcatggtccacctagctgtccactTACCCCGTGAGGCCATACTTGGAGGTCCAGTACAATACAGGTGGATGTatccatttgagaggtatctcggCAAGTTCAAGaagtatgttaagaataaagcccgCCCAGAAGGCTCAATAGCCGAAGCCTACATTCACATCGAATGCTTGACTTTTTGCTCAATGTATCTCCAAGATATTGAGACGAAGTTTACTCGAATGGATCGCAATGTTGATGGTGGAGAAGCGGAGAATATAGATGGATTCaagattttcaaccaaaaagtTCGACCCATTGGTATGGCTTTAAACTTGCAATTATCAAATAAACTCTTTACGGAAGCCACCTGGTACGTCCTCAACAACTGCGATGAGATTGCATCCTACCTAAAGTAAGCATCCATTATGTATAAagtgattaattattttcttatggcTTTTTGGGGACAACCCATTTATTTGTTGTATGCCCAACACGTAACTTACGTGTATTGCTTGGACGCTTTTGTGTTCTCCAAATGCAGGGAGCACTACGAGAAGTGTAATGTGCATAGTCCAAACCATACCGATCGAAAGCATCAAACTGAGTTTCCATCTTGGTTCAAGCAACGTGTAAGCTAGCTTGCTCCCTCCCTAGTTAGTTGAACCTGAATCTTCCCGATTATGTAGTAGAAACTATAAGTGATTACCTAAGCTTCAATATTGTTGTAGGTTCAGGAGCAGCGTATCACCAACCCACTTGATGTGACTGCTGATCTGTATGCGTTAGCTTGTGGTCCTGAACGTTATGTTGCATCCTATGCTGCTTGCATTATAAATGGCAAGAGGTTCCATACGAAGCAACGTGAACTTCGACGGCGTACACAAAATTCAGGGGTATTGGTAACTGGTGACGAAAGTACTAATAATGTTGACTTCTACGGTGTTATTAATGACATCGTGGAGTTACACTACATGGGGCGGCGTCGGGTGTACTTGTTCATGTGTGACTGGTTTGATGTGGGGGATCAAAGACGTGGGGTACGAGTTGATAACCATATGACCAGTATCAACATGGAcaggacttggtataaggatgaaccattTGTATTGGCATGTCAGGCGTCCCAGTGTTTTTACATCAGGGATGTAAGGGCACAAGGAAGATGGTTTGTGGTGCAGAAGTTCACGAATAGGAATGTATATGACATTCCACCGGTGCCGAGGGTGTTAGAAGATATCGACGGAGAATTTGGTGATGATGATGCCTATCAAGAAGATGATCCATCATCTACATATGCACCATTGGAGTGTGATGCATGTCCAGTGTCAACTCCACTTAATAGGAATGATATAGAACCTACCCACATTGATGCACAAGATGTCACTGTTCCGGCTATCGAAGACATCAATTCATTtgactttattgatgatggcatGGTTGCTTCTAGTTCAGGAGATGCTTATGCCAATGAGGAATATTCTGATGAGGAGGAGTTAGACACAGACGACGACTGTGGTTCAGAATAGACAACAAGCCGAATATTGAGTTTTTGTTGATTTCCTTTTTGCTGGCATTTTTGACATGGGTTGTGTCCAACAACTCAAATACGAACTAGAATTACATGTATGTCCCTTTAAAGTTTGGAATCACAAGATggatttattaatatacttttgGGTCAACTAATGTATCACTTTTTTGAtaccatatattttttcccaATTGCTCTAGATCCTGAATGCGCACTCAACTAATGATCTTTTGATGTAATGATTGTCACTTCGAGTCCGACAGTTGTCTATGCATTTCTAAGTATATACTAAAGTAGTGGATGGAAACATTTGCCAAATGGCCTtctaatgttttattaaatgcatgtttGATTGCTTATCTTATACTCGTATGCATTATTCTTTCGGATCACATGTCGTAACTGTGACTAATAATTTTATGCCTACTGCATCTCAGGTGGGGGGAAAAAGGCACGGTGTCACATTCAATAAAGGCCAAAGTGACACGCGAACGACGAGAGCCCATCCCTGAGCATTGCGGATTCACTCACATCGAGCATCACGATCAAGGTAGAGATTGTTGTATATGTTCGGTCTATTTCTTATGCATAAGTGGTTAATCGCTTAACCACTTATGTATTATTACATGTGATGTCCTTTCCTACCTGATTTTAGTAATTATCATAACTATTTTTCCCTTCATTCTATGGCCAGAATCGAGTATTCAAAAAGTTGTGACCATTCCCATATTCATCCTGGTGGACATGAGGAGTTTCTCAAATCAAGGTAGATATTTCGACTCAACGTACTTTGCCCAATAGTACGTTTATTTTCTATTGCCTACATTCACATCATTGCATCCTTAATTTGTGGCAACACATTCTGCGCTAATGGAATGTAATACACTTGTAGGTGATGCAAGGGGAGAGAGCATCCGAGGAAAAGGTGTTGGACGAGGTATTCGGGCGAAACGATTTGTCCCATACTTAACTAGAGCCAATCGACCCCGAGGAGTTAGAATCAATTCCTACCATAGTTCAAGTTCAGATGCGGATCACTCTGGCTCAGATGACTCAACGCAGCCTCCTAGTCGTCCATGGGAGCCGCCATGTCCCATTCCTCAGCCCCCACCCCATGCTAATAGAGAATCTTCACCCGTGAGAGAACCTGAACCGAACAGAGAAGATATCGGTATGGTCGTCTTTTGCCCTTCTAGTTCATTAAAAATTGTTGTTTGAACCATATATTTGCAAACACCAAAGAGTAATGAAGACCCCAAAATCTgatcaattttttgttttcttgaaatacAGATACAGTCGCCCCCACAGTGCCTACAGCTACCCAGGAACAGCCCAAACGTAGGCGTGGGCCTGCTAAGTGCACTGAGTTCGAGAAGTTGAGAAAGTATGGAAAAGTGCCTCTGAAGATTAATGATGGCGAGTCGGCACCGTGTTGTGAGAACGCATCCATGTTCACGACACGGATAACTCAAATAGTAAAACAACATTGTGACATGAGTTATGGTAGATGGACCGACGTGCCTCAGGCTCAAAAGGACGAGTTGATTGAACGTGTTCGGGTAAGTTGTTATTTCAATTCTCAACTACGGAAGTGGGGGTAGAATAAAATGCGGGCTTCAGTTAACGTTGTGTTCATTCTTGTAGGGTGACTTCGTGTTGGATTGGGAGTTGGCAAATCATAGATTGACGGTCACAAAACATCTACGTAAGCGGTTCAATGCATTCCATCACGAACTACACCgcaaatatttatcatacaaAACTCACGAAGAAGCATTGGCTTCTGGGGGTGGCATGGTCGACCCGATAGTCTGGGATAAGCTGTGTGCGAGGTGGGGAAGCGAAGACTTCAAGGTATATATTGTATatgcaacataaaaaatatatatcaataataagTCAAGATTTTGCTATCTTATTATGCATTTTGTGTTGGCTAACATTGGGTtttaatgatagaaaatctcaAGACAAAATCAGGAAAACAGAAAGAAGCAAACTAATAACCACACAGCAGGCCGCAAATCCTTTGTTAGGATACTGGAGGAGAAGGTATAATCTGTCGGTTGATTTATATCGTAATCTATATGGTCACTGCGAGTTGATTTCCTTTTACTCATGAGTTTCCGATTGATCATAGCTAACTATACAAATTCGTTAAATTGTAGCGGGCGACGAATGTGACTTTGGTGGAGTTTTATAAGGAGACTCATTGGTCGAAGAAGAACGGTAAATTTGTCACCTCAGCCACCGAAGACAACTATGTGAGTACGATCTttttatgttagaatatttCCTACACTTACTCATTAAAGGTTCAATTAGGTTATATTTGaaagtgaaaaattaatgaGGCATTAAAGGACTTAACAATTTTATGTTGTTATTGTTATATTATGGCAGAAAAAGATGGTTGACAAACTGGATGATCTAGAGCCTGAACGACGTACCGAGGACGCAGCGGCGAGTGTGTTTAGGGAGGTACTTGGGCATAGACCAGGATATGCCCGGGGGTTAGGGGAGATGGTCATCCCGGAGTCGACAAAACAACGTGACCGTGAACGAGAAAAAGAGTACCAAGCCTTAATTGAACAACACAAGAAAGATGCCGACACCTACAAGAAAGATGCCGAGAACTACAAGAAAGATGCCTTGAACTACAAGACGCAACTTGACGAAATGAGGGATGAAGTGCGCGCACTTCATGAGAGGCAAAGTGAAACAGATAAGATGTTGAGGGACTTCTTGCAAAATTTCCCGTATAACACTGAGTCTCTCCACTCTCGTGGAGAGACTCAGTGAGCTACCTTCAAAACGCATGGGAAGGgctttttgtgtattttggaaACTTTTTGGTGGTGGGGGATAGTGGgtggccaatatatatataaaaccatatatatatatatattttcagaaGTCCACATATTTAGATCTATATTTTTGAAGAGGAAGGTTGTCTACTTTTGCATTAATTCCCTCATTGGGTAGTTGAGGGCATTTTTTGGTCAATTTACTGTGTGGACGTTTGGTTAGATGTTCAATGGGTTGTTCCAATTAGCTAGAGGGTGTTGGGTAAGGACCGGTATGTTGTGGCCATGGAAGAATTGCAGCACGGTGAAAGACAATTCTTTGCAGGTTTAGTGAATAGTGAAAGAGATGTagcctttcttttttcaatgtTTTCCATTGATTATATGGTTGCATGTTCAGGTGTGTTTACAAACTTATGTGTTTTAATTTGCAGATACCATGCTCCACATAAGGAAGTCTTATGTTGGTGGGATGGATACATTGAAGAGGCATCTACCCATTTCTGGTCAAGAAGGTTAACTGGAACTCAGGAAAATAGCCATCAGGTTTGCGGGTAAATTACTGCTGTGCACTAGTCAGGTACATCCATCATACTCGGTCCCTTCATTTCATGATTAATGTAACCATAGAGAGTATCTATACAAGCATGATACAGGCATCTATCAAAGTCTTCCTAACCCAGTTTGTTGATAGTTCCCACAAAAATCTTAGgtgattcttttgtttttcaccATAAATTTACAGTAGAAAAATGGCTAGGACtatcaaataaataagaacCATATATTTTTGAACATGTAACACTTAACTTATATTCAGTTAAGTGTTCTTTAACTGAGTGATTTGTATTTATGTAGTAATGTTGGGTTTTGAGGTAATGGTTAGTCTTTATGAGATGTGGCCAATAGTTTTTGACATTATGAACAAGAaccttaactttttttaaaaccaaataggCCTTAAACTGGACATAACTTCAACCATTTGATTCCACATAGCGGCAACAATACAGATTGTCATAATGGGTATTCTCAACACGCTGTTTTTaccaaaaataagaaagaacaGTTCTTATTTCTTTGTCATCGTTTATTTTTTACACTAAGGAtatcttcaatatatttttctcaatctatTAAGAAGGCACATGCTTTGTTGGTaatcttcaattcttctatGGTTAGGGTTAATGCTTATTCATTCCGTTAGGAGCAGGTATCTAAGGTttgagaatatattttttccttgcCTACTCCAACTAGTATGATGGAGAGTATACTTATTTCTTCTAGTAGGTCAATTGCTCACcgattattaaaataatttcatgccAATTTCTCCTTCTCGTAGGAAATTGTTGCTTGCATTATATACTTGGCATCGTCCACTGAAATTGGCAACCAAATTGCTGAACTTGCAGTTCTCCTTATGGTTAGTTAGCAGGTGAGTTATTTGAATACTTGGGCActgttatataaatttaaatacgtAACGTTGGAGTGCCATTTGCAAACATTGTTGTGTTGCTACATGACAAGATAATGTGAGATCTATTATGATTGGGCACATTCTTGTCAGAGCATCCATGGATGATTGTTTAGTAAGAATGGGTTGTTCAATATTGATGGGTGTGGTTCAGATTTTGGCTTGATTTACTtggatgttttatgagaaaagGATACTTGGAACCTACCATAGCTTGAAATCTGATAGTTTAAAAAGAGGTCTACCTagtgttttaaaataatcagaTTTACTAGGAtgcttattttttcaattatacaCATGATAATTGATTTAGTAAGACATATGCAAGTGGTTCttcatgcatattttatgaTGTAACATGACACACTTTCAAGTGCTGTGATGTTACTATAGtcatttcattcatcaaatgaTGATATATCATTAAATTCACTCCCCCTTCTTATTTACTAAATAAGAACTAACGTGAACGTTAGAAATGAGTGTAGCAGATCATAGTAGAAGATCAATTCTGGCTATCAATTCAGTTTTTTCTTGGTATCATAATTTAAACTTCAGGCGAGGGCATTGGACCTAGGGACTCAAATGGTGGTAAAGAAAATGGTGAACTCACACTGTAGGGTTGGGCGTTTGAACAATCCAGCATAGTGTTCAGATGTCTAAGTGCTTTGTGACTTTCACTTTCTTTGTAGTTTTGAGGACTGAACTTCTTGGGATGTCTTGGACGTTCCAGGTATGCACTGATCTTGTTGCTTCTGCTTCACAAAAACATAGATCGTAGGCTGGTCAATTCTGATATTTTCTTACCACACAACAGTAATGATACCCACTCGAGATGGTTTGTAATATCTATATTAACactaaactatatattttaagcATCATTTCATCAGAAACTTACATTGTCTTGGTTTGTAATATCTATCTTGGCTATTGCAGAGCATTTTAAGCATCATTTAATCAGAAACTTAGTCAAGCATTGATGGAAATACTAACATTGcttaagaaacaaaaataatagcaCTTTGGCATTTCGATATATCAGTCTAAAGGCGTTTTCCAGTTGCATTAGTTCTATAAATTGATGGATCTCTTAAGtaatacatgtacaaaaaacCTTCAAACACAAGAGCCTTACCACAATCAGTTAAGAAAATGGCTGCCATAGTTATAAACAGAAGTAGAAACTGAGCTCTCATGTAACATCTGCTTGCTTCCATGACTTCCCAAAAACTCCACAGCCCTCAAAGGCCACAACTAGTACTACTCAAATGGATTTGTATATATAGGCCGGTTTAGGACAGCCCTAGAAGTAAGGCAAAGCAAGGGCGTGGGGGAAGAAGTGGGGCTGAGTTGGCCACAAAGATTTATTCTTTGGCTGGGTAAAATTTGTCATACAGTCACTTTGCTCAGAGATGTATAGCTGAAGTAATACagaaaaaggatgaaaaaggGTCTAAGAGAAGGTGTATTTTAAAGGGAAGTTGGTTACCGACTTATATAGTTTGTTTGcgttattatttttacatgcaGTTGGCATATATGCTTGCCTTGGTATTAGACCAACTGGAAGCGAGGTGGGTTTTCATGGCTTTAGGATTTTGCTTGCTTTCTACTCAAAgctgctctctctttctcctcaaGGGCCAAAATCGCATTTCCTTGTCCATTATATAGCTCTAATGGCTAGCTCTATATACATGTTTTATTCTAACTGCATGTGTATATCaatcatatatgttattttaattagatgCTGACTAAGCAATTCCTATAGTGAAAGTTTTATCCTGTATGTTGCAGGTAGACCAGCAGATCATAGTAGAAGATGTGCAAATTCTGGCTATcaattcagttttttcattaaaggtatcataatttaaacttcatatatatatatatatataagattgttTCCTCTTGGCTTGATCTGTGTACAATGGAAGAGATTTTAGACCCTATATTATATGCGTGCATTGTGATGATAGATGCAGCTACATGTAATGCCATTGTCATCTAGGGGAGGTTAATATGCCATTATATTGATCATTGTTCAGTTTTTTACCCACTACTTCACATATTCTTTGCATTTCTgttctttgtaattttgttcCTCTATGACAATGAAAAATTGGGTGGAGAGAGATATCTCAGCCACCAAAGTAGTCTCCTaaacaccctataaaaaattaaaaaaaaaaaaataacaggaAACAAGttgtgatcaatatatatatatattcaaactgattaatttaacatattatctTAATCTCTGttgttaattaaatataaagaaagtactAAACGAATTAAGAGAACTCTAAACAGTTTGAAGAGCAATTCATACCCAGCTGAAAAAGATAATATGTTTctaggccagtatttttttgcATGCGGTCTctatttgttttcaatttgcATGTATGTTAATTTGCAAGTTGTTACTGTTTTAACTTGCAGTTATTTAACTTGCTTAGTGACATGCTTTCATAGATTATTCTATGTTGGTTTTGCACAAATAGaatgttttgttatatataactaGTCCTTTATACATAACTGTTATTATGGTGTGAATTGATGCATTTTATTTGCACTTGTCAGATTGGTGTTTGTTGAGATGGAAATATTTCAGCTTGTGGCGGCCAAGTATAGGGCATTGATGCAATCTTGTAAGCCATGATTCTGCCCACCCCTCATGCCCAAGTCCCATTTTACTACTTTACAAcgactagatataatttataaagataaagaagCAGCATAGTTCCTATATTTGAACAATGTATTCTCAATATTTAGTAGTTAAGGCGTAAGTTTTGGGTTCCGAATGGTCCACCCTAGTATATAGCCCATAAttacattaatgtgaattccCCACCTGAATGGATGAATTGATactcattaatttattatcttagaTGGAAATAGTGATCAAAGATTTGGAAATTAGGTTCCTACATGTTCTCAAGGCATATATAATGAAActtcaatattttcctttatgtttcttgtttctaactatttaatatcataaggcATGGGTTTAATATGACAATATTCCTGTCCTCTGTCAACATTAAGTGCAGTTTATGTGGTTAACAacactatttttcttattatttcaggttggtcaaacaatattaattgaaattgatgttttaagtaatattgtttgacttacctgaaataataagaaaaatagtattaattacacAAACTGGAagttgtgaaaatgaaatggaacaAACGTATTTGGGCGAAgagcagaaaaaaaataaattaaaagggaGCATTTGCGGCGACATTTCAGCGTCGAGAAAAATCGTTGAATAACCAAATCAGTGGCGAATTTAGAAAGCGCCGCAATAGCTCACTATTACGGCGACTCCTATGCGCCACAATAGCGAGAAATACGGTAGGATATCTATAGCGGCGACATTTTCAAATCGTTACAAGTATCCTATTGCGGCGATAAGTTATCTATTACGGCGATATCCTACCGTATTTCTCGCTGAAGAAAGTCGCCGCAAAAACATACAATTATGGCGACACAATCATATCGCCACTAATAAAAACTAGTTTTGCGGCGACTAATTGTTTAATCGCGACGGCATCTATCGCCGCTATTGGTTTTTCGCGGCGCTTATGTTGGACCCGGGAACCCTTCTCGTGGcgtttttttaatcaattgtgGCGAGAATTGATCGCCGGAAATATAGtcaattgtggcgattttttaAATTCGCCGCTATTGAGCggaaatggctttaggattgtggCGATCAAGCGGCGATGTGTAGATCGCCGCATCTGAGCTACAGCAGCGATTATGAAGCATATTTCTGGCGAATTCGAGCGCCGCAAATgcccagttttcttgtagtgataatAGGGATGAGGTACAAATTAAATAGGTTGGCATACATGACGTCATCTAAGTACTGTGTGGAAAACATGTACCTGACACGTGGAAAAAGAAACATGGGAAATACAATTACATGTTAGGTGCATTTACCTGGTTAGATGCATTTACGACTTCTTCATTTACTTGGTCAGCAAGAAGTCGTGCATGCATGTTTGATACACAAATTTAAACACACATGATACgtacgcatgcatgcatatacatCCATATTATATACAATTGTTGATATATGCAATTTTCTATATATGAGTCATTGCATGTTTTGAAGAAGCTCAAATGAGCCAAGTCAAGCTTATTTGCGTGTTGTTTATTAGggaagaaaatttctatttatacgtacacatatatataagagagagagagagagattacctGGTAATTGGAGTCATCTAAATCTGCTTCAGTTGCAATGTTTTCctaaatcaaaaaatatatatatgatcacaaAGAAGAGTACTGATCATAAGACTCAAATTTACgggtatatataaaataaacaataacgATACCATTTAAGTAAAAGACATTAATTATACCTGATGATCCGATAATTCAGAGACATATTGACCTTCATTTTCATCCTTTTCAACCTACACCAAAGATCAATTGCTTTATCAAAAAGTCACGCGGGATTAGGAaacttgttttttaaaaaaataaaaataaaattgtaagagatataaataaaaataatcaaatttacaAGCATATAATCTTAtggtatatattattagtacgTACTACACTAAGTATAAACTCAACAAAGATGTTATACCTGAACTGGGTCTACTGCCGTTTCCGATGAGCGTTTGATGTTCCGGCGGAGTAAAGCGTAGTTGTCCAAGAAGACTGCATCTCCATGGTCATgctgaatattttttttccggTAACACAAGGAGCAGAGGTCGTAGCTATTATTGGTGGAATCAAAGCATTTGATGCAAGTGAAATAGAGTCCATTAAGAAACGTTTCGCAGCCACGACAATACAATAGCCTCTTGCTTTGATACAGATAGAACAAGGTGATAAACTCGTCGAAATCCAGGCTGCCATCATCATTTACGTCTAGATCCTTGAACAAAGAACAAGCAACACTTTTTGGATAATTGTCTTGCAGGACGAAATCCAAGAAATCATTTAGGCTCATGCTCTTATTGTTTTCcatcttcatatttttgaaatCATCCTGGGCTTTCTCCTGCTGCTGCTTTGTCAAGTTTACGTAATAAGCTTTAGCAACCTCACGGATCTCCTCCATTTTCCCCTTACAATAATTTTGCAATTTTATTGCATGGACAACTCTCGTATTTATGCATGGGTCTGCTACAATGCTGAAGACCAGTGGTTATGACCGAACAGTGCATTTGTTCAAATGCACCCCGAGCACATGCTTAGGTCACATGCTTAAGTCACATGCTTCGGTCACCACCCCGAGAATattagcattttctttattttttaaatattaaaaaaataataatactatgtTACCCAAGAATTGTTaatagagaaataaaatttGCAAACGTAAAATAGGCAATAACCATGcaattcttttagaaaaagtgagtaaatacgctatttacatgaaaaaaattaatttttaaataataaatatatcctatattttttcaaaaccattaATGTAACGctccgtccccgagggtccggagagttaactcatataacctgataatcaactcttacaaagctagagtacttccaaattcaagaatatatattttctcaaacctcaaatcacacgtaaaatacttcaattaaataaaccatataaactcatctatccaattttcaatccagcaactcaaataaaatcaactattcttcatgtctcaaataacaaactaaaataatgaaacattaac from Juglans regia cultivar Chandler chromosome 4, Walnut 2.0, whole genome shotgun sequence encodes:
- the LOC118348142 gene encoding uncharacterized protein LOC118348142 yields the protein MEEIREVAKAYYVNLTKQQQEKAQDDFKNMKMENNKSMSLNDFLDFVLQDNYPKSVACSLFKDLDVNDDGSLDFDEFITLFYLYQSKRLLYCRGCETFLNGLYFTCIKCFDSTNNSYDLCSLCYRKKNIQHDHGDAVFLDNYALLRRNIKRSSETAVDPVQVEKDENEGQYVSELSDHQENIATEADLDDSNYQVHVFHTVLR